The Anabas testudineus chromosome 14, fAnaTes1.2, whole genome shotgun sequence genome includes a region encoding these proteins:
- the LOC113170104 gene encoding uncharacterized protein LOC113170104 isoform X3, whose translation MDLRLTQSPGVNLGKRPLQKKKTGKQLKMMKAGDEGSDLCSPKSKSHGHVDGIYDADDEGSDLCSPKNKSHCQDDDDGMMGPSDTDDQSPGVKLGKRPLQKKKTGKRMKMMNAGDEGSDLCSPKSKSHGHNAGTYDTNDQSPGMVERHLLKKKKKIGKQSKMAKSEEKKSSAKGKRPWTEPERRAVKKHLGRFIAERRVPGKEQCITCLTEEEVLGQRSWKDVKNFVNNRIVTLNRRSASQQFQL comes from the exons AGTCCAGGAGTGAACTTGGGCAAGAGACctttgcagaaaaagaaaactggaaaacagtTGAAAATGATGAAAGCAGGAG atgagGGTTCTGATCTCTGCTCCCCCAAAAGCAAATCTCACGGCCATGTTGATGGCATTTATGATGCAGATG ATGAGGGTTCTGATCTCTGCTCCCCCAAAAACAAATCTCACTGtcaagatgatgatgatggcatGATGGGACCATCTGATACAGATG ACCAGAGTCCAGGAGTAAAATTGGGCAAGAGACCcttgcagaaaaagaaaactggaaaacgGATGAAAATGATGAACGCAGGAG atgagGGTTCTGATCTCTGCTCCCCCAAAAGCAAATCTCACGGACATAATGCTGGGACTTATGATACAAATG ACCAGAGTCCAGGAATGGTGGAGAGACActtgctgaaaaagaaaaaaaaaattggaaagCAGTCGAAAATGGCGAAATCAGAAG AGAAAAAATCATCAGCAAAGGGTAAAAGACCGTGGACTGAACCTGAAAGAAGAGCGGTTAAGAAGCACCTTGGAAGATTTATTGCTGAGCGAAGGGTACCAGGAAAGGAGCAGTGCATAACATGCCTAACTGAAGAAGAGGTGTTGGGGCAACGATCGTGGAAGGATGTGAAAAACTTTGTCAATAATAGAATTGTTACCCTAAATAGAAGGTCTGCTTCACAGCAATTCCAGTTATAA